From the Candidatus Atribacteria bacterium ADurb.Bin276 genome, one window contains:
- the ruvB gene encoding Holliday junction ATP-dependent DNA helicase RuvB, whose protein sequence is MNDAPKQKDFIPFLRDTDDDISLRPKRLNEFIGQDKVRANLNVFIQASLARDESLDHVILYGPPGLGKTTLASIIANEMNAAIRYLSGPSLTRSGDVASILTTVSDRDILFIDEVHRLPRVCEEILYSAMEDFALDILIGKGPGARSVRISLPPFTLIGATTRISLLSAPLRNRFGIIEKLDFYNQGDLSAIVLRSSAVMNIPIDQDASEEVARRSRGTPRIANRILKRVRDFAQYYGKSAIDKELVRDALECLEIDDMGLNRMDRNLLKILLEHYHGGPVGINNLAMMLGEDAATVEEVYEPFLIKVGLLIRTPRGRMITPQGHQYIKGKKLL, encoded by the coding sequence ATGAACGATGCTCCAAAGCAAAAAGATTTTATCCCTTTTTTAAGGGATACCGATGATGATATATCATTACGACCCAAAAGACTGAACGAGTTTATCGGTCAGGATAAAGTAAGGGCGAATCTCAACGTTTTTATTCAAGCTTCATTAGCTCGAGATGAGTCTTTAGACCACGTTATTCTTTATGGACCTCCAGGTTTAGGAAAAACGACTTTAGCATCAATTATAGCCAACGAAATGAATGCCGCGATTCGCTATTTATCCGGTCCTAGTTTAACCCGCTCAGGAGATGTTGCCTCAATTCTAACTACAGTATCAGATCGAGATATTTTATTTATCGATGAAGTCCATCGACTCCCCAGAGTTTGTGAGGAGATTCTCTACAGTGCCATGGAAGATTTTGCTCTGGATATTTTAATCGGAAAAGGACCAGGTGCAAGGAGCGTAAGAATTAGTTTACCTCCATTCACACTCATTGGAGCAACGACCCGCATCAGCCTTTTAAGTGCGCCCTTACGAAATCGGTTTGGTATCATTGAAAAACTCGATTTTTACAATCAAGGTGATTTATCGGCTATTGTTCTTCGTTCATCAGCAGTTATGAATATTCCGATTGATCAAGATGCCTCAGAAGAAGTAGCTCGAAGATCTCGTGGGACACCACGAATAGCCAACCGAATTTTAAAGAGAGTTAGGGATTTTGCTCAATACTACGGAAAATCAGCAATTGATAAAGAGTTGGTAAGAGACGCCTTAGAATGTCTTGAAATTGATGATATGGGTCTTAACCGCATGGATCGAAATTTATTGAAGATTTTATTGGAACACTATCATGGAGGGCCGGTGGGTATTAACAACTTAGCAATGATGTTAGGTGAAGATGCCGCTACAGTCGAAGAGGTCTATGAACCTTTCTTAATTAAGGTTGGATTATTGATTCGTACCCCTCGAGGAAGGATGATTACTCCTCAAGGCCATCAATATATTAAAGGGAAAAAGCTATTATGA
- the ruvC gene encoding Crossover junction endodeoxyribonuclease RuvC, with amino-acid sequence MSSQEKIVLGIDPGTATTGYGIIAKRKGSGVVKAVKYGVIVTKKELPLSERLFIIYQEISQLINNYHPAEVAVEEIFFNKNSKTAISVGEARGVILLNAAMQSIPVFEYTPLQVKQSVVGYGRAKKDQVIYMVKTILNIQEVKLTPDDVADALAVAICHAFQSEINYSYV; translated from the coding sequence ATGTCATCTCAGGAAAAAATAGTCTTAGGAATTGATCCGGGTACAGCAACAACCGGATATGGAATTATAGCAAAAAGAAAAGGAAGCGGAGTAGTTAAAGCTGTTAAATACGGTGTAATTGTTACCAAAAAAGAGCTTCCACTCTCGGAAAGATTATTTATAATTTACCAGGAAATTAGCCAATTAATAAATAATTATCATCCTGCCGAGGTAGCGGTTGAGGAGATTTTTTTTAATAAAAATTCCAAGACCGCTATTTCTGTTGGTGAGGCCCGGGGAGTGATCTTGTTGAATGCTGCCATGCAATCTATTCCAGTTTTTGAATATACTCCCCTTCAGGTCAAGCAATCGGTGGTCGGATATGGGAGAGCAAAAAAGGATCAGGTAATCTATATGGTGAAAACGATACTTAATATACAAGAGGTAAAATTGACTCCCGATGATGTCGCTGATGCTTTAGCAGTAGCTATTTGTCATGCTTTCCAGTCTGAAATCAATTATTCCTATGTTTGA
- a CDS encoding putative transcriptional regulatory protein — protein MSGHSKWASIKHKKGKTDAARGKAFSKLIRLITVAARQGGGNPDNNHRLRDAILKAREINMPADNIEKAIKKGTGELEGVSIEEVTYEGYGPGGVAVMVDATTDNRNRTTAEVRHLFSKLGGNLGENGSVAWIFERKGLISFDKGIVDEDELTMLAIDAGAEDIQTFDTTIDIVTSPGDFDRIKALIDDNKMVYSNAEITMVPKTTVHLEGKQAQQTLNLIDSLEELDDVQEVFSNFEISDELLESLE, from the coding sequence ATGTCTGGACATTCAAAGTGGGCATCTATCAAACATAAAAAAGGGAAAACCGATGCAGCTCGTGGAAAAGCCTTTAGCAAATTGATTCGGTTAATAACTGTAGCAGCAAGACAGGGTGGAGGAAACCCAGATAATAATCATCGTCTTAGAGATGCAATATTAAAAGCTCGTGAAATTAATATGCCTGCAGACAATATTGAAAAGGCAATTAAAAAAGGAACTGGAGAACTGGAAGGAGTATCAATTGAAGAAGTAACCTATGAAGGATACGGACCCGGAGGAGTGGCGGTGATGGTTGATGCAACGACTGACAACCGGAATCGAACCACCGCTGAGGTACGACATTTATTTAGTAAGTTAGGTGGAAATTTAGGGGAAAATGGTTCAGTTGCTTGGATTTTTGAAAGAAAAGGCTTAATTTCATTTGATAAAGGAATCGTAGATGAAGATGAGTTAACTATGTTAGCTATAGATGCTGGTGCGGAGGACATACAAACCTTCGATACGACCATTGATATTGTTACTTCGCCGGGAGATTTTGATCGGATTAAAGCTTTAATTGATGATAATAAGATGGTCTATTCCAATGCTGAAATTACCATGGTGCCAAAAACTACTGTTCATTTGGAAGGTAAACAAGCCCAACAGACTCTTAACCTTATAGACAGCTTAGAAGAATTGGATGATGTACAAGAAGTATTTTCCAATTTTGAGATTTCTGATGAGTTACTAGAGTCGTTGGAGTAG
- the ruvA gene encoding Holliday junction ATP-dependent DNA helicase RuvA, with translation MLSSLKSIIPMFDSIRGTVAAIENDEWILETDWYGFRIKVTPFISSGKIEEQKKLFIRFYFREDGEFFYYGFEDPKERETFDLICGVKGIGHKTAFKILSRIHWKEFTDLIIAENVDYLSSRINLSSKTVKRLLLELKPRLDKVGFVTTDAPKVTKTWKEVKTALSGLGYTAGEVEGVLNILWQEDQALFDDTEILLKKALGKIGGLK, from the coding sequence ATGCTTTCCAGTCTGAAATCAATTATTCCTATGTTTGATTCAATTCGAGGAACGGTTGCAGCAATTGAAAATGATGAATGGATACTTGAAACCGACTGGTATGGCTTTCGGATTAAAGTGACCCCCTTTATTTCTTCGGGAAAAATTGAAGAACAAAAAAAACTGTTTATTCGTTTTTATTTTCGCGAAGACGGTGAGTTTTTTTACTATGGATTTGAAGATCCTAAAGAAAGAGAAACCTTCGATCTAATTTGTGGAGTCAAAGGTATTGGCCATAAAACTGCCTTTAAAATTCTTTCCCGAATTCACTGGAAAGAATTTACCGACCTTATAATCGCTGAAAACGTTGACTATCTTTCTTCTCGAATTAATCTCTCTTCGAAAACAGTTAAAAGGCTTCTATTAGAATTAAAGCCTCGTTTGGATAAAGTTGGCTTTGTCACCACTGATGCGCCGAAGGTAACTAAAACCTGGAAAGAAGTTAAAACAGCTCTTTCTGGTTTGGGATATACTGCTGGTGAAGTTGAGGGTGTTTTAAATATTCTTTGGCAAGAGGACCAGGCTCTATTTGACGATACTGAGATTCTTTTAAAAAAGGCATTGGGTAAAATAGGTGGTTTGAAATGA